The Halichoerus grypus chromosome 14, mHalGry1.hap1.1, whole genome shotgun sequence genome contains a region encoding:
- the KYAT1 gene encoding kynurenine--oxoglutarate transaminase 1 isoform X2, whose product MAKRLPARRLDGIDHNPWVEFGKMASEYDVVNLGQGFPDFPPPDFAVQAFQLALSSDFMLNQYTKAFGYPPLTKILASFFGKLLEQEIDPLKNVLVTVGAYGALFTAFQALVDEGDEVIIIEPFFDCYEPMTLMSGGRPVFVTLKPSPTQDGELDSASNWQLDPAELASKFTSRTKALILNTPNNPVGKVFSKAELELVASLCQQHDVICISDEVYQWLVYDGHQHVSIASLPGMWERTVTIGSAGKSFSATGWKVGWALGPDRLMKHLRTVHQNTVYHCPTQGQAAVAQSFQHEQLHFGQPSSYFVQLPQAVWRYRDHMVRSLQSVGLRPVVPQGSYFLVADISDFKSKMPDLPGDVDEPYDRRFVKWMIRNKGLAAIPVSVFYSRPHQKHFDHYVRFCFVKDESTLQAMDEKLRKWKDELRP is encoded by the exons ATGGCCAAGCGGCTGCCGGCTCGCAGGCTGGACGGGATTGACCACAACCCATG GGTGGAGTTTGGCAAAATGGCCAGTGAATATGATGTCGTGAACTTGGGCCAAGGCTTCCCTGACTTCCCACCCCCAGACTTCGCAGTTCAAGCCTTTCAGCTCGCCCTCAGCAGTGACTTCATGCTCAACCAGTACACCAAGGCATTT GGTTACCCACCCCTGACAAAGATCCTGGCAAGTTTCTTTGGGAAGCTGCTGGAACAGGAGATAGACCCACTCAAGAACGTGCTGGTGACTGTGGGTGCCTATGGGGCCCTGTTCACAGCCTTCCAGGCCCTGGTGGACGAAGGAGATGAG GTCATCATCATAGAGCCCTTTTTTGACTGTTATGAACCCATGACATTGATGTCAGGGGGTCGCCCTGTGTTTGTGACCCTGAAGCCG AGCCCTACCCAGGATGGGGAACTGGATTCTGCCAGCAACTGGCAGCTGGACCCCGCAGAGCTGGCCAGCAAGTTTACCTCTCGTACCAAAGCCCTAATCCTCAACACACCCAACAACCCTGTGGGAAAG GTGTTCTCCAAGGCAGAACTGGAGCTGGTGGCCAGCCTGTGCCAGCAGCATGACGTGATCTGCATCAGTGACGAGGTCTACCAGTGGCTGGTCTATGACGGGCACCAGCACGTCAGCATCG CCAGCCTCCCGGGCATGTGGGAACGCACCGTGACCATTGGCAGCGCTGGCAAGAGCTTCAGCGCCACTGGCTGGAAG gtgggctgggccctgggcccgGACAGGCTCATGAAGCACCTGCGCACCGTGCACCAGAACACTGTCTATCACTGTCCCACGCAGGGCCAG GCCGCGGTGGCGCAGAGCTTCCAGCACGAGCAACTGCACTTTGGCCAACCCAGCAGCTACTTTGTGCAGCTTCCCCAAGCCGTGTGGCGCTACCGGGACCACATGGTTCGCAGCCTGCAGTCTGTGGGCCTGAGGCCCGTGGTCCCCCAGGGCAGCTACTTCCTCGTCGCAGACATCTCAGACTTCA AGAGCAAGATGCCCGACTTGCCAGGCGATGTGGACGAGCCCTACGACAGACGCTTCGTCAAGTGGATGATCAGGAACAAG ggctTGGCGGCCATCCCGGTCTCCGTCTTCTACAGCAGGCCACATCAGAAGCACTTCGACCACTATGTCCGCTTCTGTTTTGTGAAG GATGAGTCCACGCTCCAGGCCATGGACGAGAAGCTGCGGAAATGGAAGGATGAACTCAGGCCCTGA
- the KYAT1 gene encoding kynurenine--oxoglutarate transaminase 1 isoform X1 has protein sequence MFRNVTAIHLHLAGVFQRKKAGTSLARCLHQTVAMAKRLPARRLDGIDHNPWVEFGKMASEYDVVNLGQGFPDFPPPDFAVQAFQLALSSDFMLNQYTKAFGYPPLTKILASFFGKLLEQEIDPLKNVLVTVGAYGALFTAFQALVDEGDEVIIIEPFFDCYEPMTLMSGGRPVFVTLKPSPTQDGELDSASNWQLDPAELASKFTSRTKALILNTPNNPVGKVFSKAELELVASLCQQHDVICISDEVYQWLVYDGHQHVSIASLPGMWERTVTIGSAGKSFSATGWKVGWALGPDRLMKHLRTVHQNTVYHCPTQGQAAVAQSFQHEQLHFGQPSSYFVQLPQAVWRYRDHMVRSLQSVGLRPVVPQGSYFLVADISDFKSKMPDLPGDVDEPYDRRFVKWMIRNKGLAAIPVSVFYSRPHQKHFDHYVRFCFVKDESTLQAMDEKLRKWKDELRP, from the exons ATGTTCAGGAATGTGACAGCCATCCATTTGCACCTGGCCGGGGTCTTCCAGAGAAAGAAGGCTGGAACTTCTCTCGCTCGGTGCTTGCACCAGACT GTCGCCATGGCCAAGCGGCTGCCGGCTCGCAGGCTGGACGGGATTGACCACAACCCATG GGTGGAGTTTGGCAAAATGGCCAGTGAATATGATGTCGTGAACTTGGGCCAAGGCTTCCCTGACTTCCCACCCCCAGACTTCGCAGTTCAAGCCTTTCAGCTCGCCCTCAGCAGTGACTTCATGCTCAACCAGTACACCAAGGCATTT GGTTACCCACCCCTGACAAAGATCCTGGCAAGTTTCTTTGGGAAGCTGCTGGAACAGGAGATAGACCCACTCAAGAACGTGCTGGTGACTGTGGGTGCCTATGGGGCCCTGTTCACAGCCTTCCAGGCCCTGGTGGACGAAGGAGATGAG GTCATCATCATAGAGCCCTTTTTTGACTGTTATGAACCCATGACATTGATGTCAGGGGGTCGCCCTGTGTTTGTGACCCTGAAGCCG AGCCCTACCCAGGATGGGGAACTGGATTCTGCCAGCAACTGGCAGCTGGACCCCGCAGAGCTGGCCAGCAAGTTTACCTCTCGTACCAAAGCCCTAATCCTCAACACACCCAACAACCCTGTGGGAAAG GTGTTCTCCAAGGCAGAACTGGAGCTGGTGGCCAGCCTGTGCCAGCAGCATGACGTGATCTGCATCAGTGACGAGGTCTACCAGTGGCTGGTCTATGACGGGCACCAGCACGTCAGCATCG CCAGCCTCCCGGGCATGTGGGAACGCACCGTGACCATTGGCAGCGCTGGCAAGAGCTTCAGCGCCACTGGCTGGAAG gtgggctgggccctgggcccgGACAGGCTCATGAAGCACCTGCGCACCGTGCACCAGAACACTGTCTATCACTGTCCCACGCAGGGCCAG GCCGCGGTGGCGCAGAGCTTCCAGCACGAGCAACTGCACTTTGGCCAACCCAGCAGCTACTTTGTGCAGCTTCCCCAAGCCGTGTGGCGCTACCGGGACCACATGGTTCGCAGCCTGCAGTCTGTGGGCCTGAGGCCCGTGGTCCCCCAGGGCAGCTACTTCCTCGTCGCAGACATCTCAGACTTCA AGAGCAAGATGCCCGACTTGCCAGGCGATGTGGACGAGCCCTACGACAGACGCTTCGTCAAGTGGATGATCAGGAACAAG ggctTGGCGGCCATCCCGGTCTCCGTCTTCTACAGCAGGCCACATCAGAAGCACTTCGACCACTATGTCCGCTTCTGTTTTGTGAAG GATGAGTCCACGCTCCAGGCCATGGACGAGAAGCTGCGGAAATGGAAGGATGAACTCAGGCCCTGA